Proteins encoded within one genomic window of Mesobacillus subterraneus:
- the opp4C gene encoding oligopeptide ABC transporter permease — translation MLGIIVRKFFKNKLAIFGGIFLIIIISAALLAPVIAPFSPSKQNLLLKLQPPNSDHWLGTDRFGRDVFSRLLYGARISLLVGFASVLGSITIGTFLGAVAGYVGGIVDAIIMRFVDIILSIPSIFLLITLVTIFKPGVDKLILIFALLGWTTTARLVRGEFLSLRSREFVLASKTIGTRTHTIIFSHILPNAMGPIIVSATLAVGYVILAESGLSYLGLGIQPPDASWGNMLQDAQNFTILLKSWWYPLAPGLMILLTVICFNFVGDGLRDALDPKINE, via the coding sequence ATGCTCGGGATCATAGTCAGGAAGTTTTTCAAAAACAAGCTTGCCATCTTTGGCGGAATTTTCTTGATCATAATAATATCGGCAGCACTCTTAGCACCAGTGATCGCACCATTCTCGCCTTCCAAACAAAACCTGCTGTTGAAATTGCAGCCGCCAAATAGTGACCACTGGCTCGGGACAGACAGATTTGGCAGGGATGTCTTCTCCAGACTTTTGTACGGGGCAAGAATATCCCTATTGGTCGGTTTCGCTTCGGTGTTGGGCTCGATTACAATCGGAACCTTCCTTGGAGCAGTCGCGGGCTATGTTGGAGGGATTGTTGACGCTATAATCATGCGCTTTGTAGATATCATTCTATCAATCCCATCCATTTTCTTACTGATTACACTAGTGACGATCTTCAAGCCAGGAGTGGATAAGCTAATATTAATCTTCGCACTGCTAGGCTGGACAACTACTGCTCGTCTTGTCAGAGGAGAATTCCTTTCCTTAAGGTCGAGGGAATTTGTCCTCGCATCAAAAACAATTGGAACCAGGACACATACGATTATTTTTTCGCATATCCTTCCGAATGCGATGGGGCCTATCATTGTCTCAGCTACATTGGCAGTTGGCTATGTCATCCTGGCAGAATCAGGATTAAGCTATTTGGGACTGGGCATTCAGCCTCCTGACGCAAGTTGGGGCAACATGCTTCAGGACGCACAAAATTTCACGATTTTATTAAAATCATGGTGGTACCCACTGGCACCAGGATTAATGATATTGCTGACGGTCATTTGTTTTAACTTTGTTGGCGATGGGCTAAGGGATGCACTTGACCCTAAGATCAATGAGTAG
- a CDS encoding ABC transporter permease — protein sequence MLSYIIRRILMVIPLLLGITIVSFAIMKLAPGDPASLMMDPTISPADKERFMERYGLNDPVHIQYLKWLGAMLQGDFGTSLIRKGVPVIEMIMNRMPNTILLMVVSTILSILISIPFGVISATRPYSKLDYSVTVTSFFGVATPNFFLGLILIMVFAVQNNWFPTGGVATLNAPFSIWDRIHHLIMPAFVLASADMAGLTRYTRSSMLEVIKQDYMRTARAKGFRENKVIYKHGLRNGLIPVITIFGLMIPSFIGGAVIVEKIFTWSGIGLLFVDSAFQRDYPVLMGLTVISSVFVVIGNLIADILYAIFDPRIEY from the coding sequence ATGCTATCTTATATCATTCGCCGAATACTGATGGTCATTCCTTTGCTTCTGGGGATTACGATTGTCTCCTTTGCAATCATGAAGCTAGCTCCCGGTGATCCTGCCAGCCTGATGATGGATCCGACAATCAGTCCGGCAGATAAGGAAAGGTTCATGGAAAGGTACGGACTTAACGATCCTGTTCATATTCAGTATCTAAAGTGGCTGGGAGCCATGCTTCAGGGGGACTTTGGTACATCGCTTATCCGCAAGGGTGTTCCGGTAATTGAAATGATCATGAACAGGATGCCTAATACGATTCTACTGATGGTCGTCTCAACAATCCTGTCCATATTGATTTCGATTCCATTTGGAGTTATTTCAGCCACAAGACCGTATTCCAAGCTGGATTATTCAGTAACAGTCACCTCTTTTTTTGGAGTAGCCACACCAAACTTCTTCCTTGGCCTGATTTTAATCATGGTCTTTGCCGTACAGAATAACTGGTTCCCAACTGGAGGGGTAGCGACATTGAATGCTCCTTTCAGCATATGGGACAGGATACACCATTTAATCATGCCGGCATTTGTTTTGGCTTCCGCCGACATGGCCGGATTGACCAGGTATACAAGATCCAGCATGCTAGAAGTCATCAAGCAGGATTATATGAGGACTGCAAGAGCGAAGGGGTTTAGAGAAAACAAAGTCATCTATAAACACGGCTTACGTAATGGCCTGATTCCAGTTATCACGATTTTCGGCTTGATGATTCCTTCCTTCATTGGCGGTGCTGTCATTGTTGAAAAAATCTTCACCTGGTCAGGGATTGGCTTATTGTTCGTAGACTCAGCCTTCCAGCGGGATTATCCAGTGCTTATGGGTTTAACCGTAATTTCATCGGTATTTGTTGTCATCGGTAATCTGATTGCCGATATACTTTACGCAATTTTTGATCCAAGGATCGAGTATTAA
- a CDS encoding peptide-binding protein encodes MKLRKASWWLISLTLILSIFLTACTGGNSSEDPKETPGDDGKTEEEATGPQQGGDLIIGSTGAPTVFNPLYSTDTSSSDIEGFIYDSLVSSDTEFNPTMSMAESIDISEDGLTFTAKLKKGIKWHDGEEFTADDVVFTFSIPKDANYNGERGSAFEAMESVTKVDDYTVEFKLSKKDASFYPVSLSYYILPEHILKDVPVAELGEHEFNTKSPIGTGPFKFVEWKDGEYVKVEAFDDYFKGHPYLDTLTYKIVPDMDAMIAQIQAGDIHFAAGVPGTDIETVKSFPGVKVESGLGLSYTYLGYNQKNELFKDKKVRQAITHAIDREAIVSSVMNGDGKVAHVPESPLSFAYNDDVPKFEFDVEKAKSLLAEAGWKDSDGDGILDKDGKKFSFTVKTNQGNKVREDIVVVLQEQLKEVGIEAKPEIVEWSAFIEQISAPNWNYDALVLGWSLSTFPDQYDIFHTSQMEAGLNFVWYSNPEADKLMEEAKQILDQDEYKAAYADIYKMLAEDQPYTFLYYPNVHRVMPADLEGYVFHAKDDFYDISKWWLKK; translated from the coding sequence GTGAAATTAAGAAAAGCTTCGTGGTGGTTAATTAGTCTTACTTTGATCCTTTCGATCTTTCTGACAGCCTGTACAGGAGGAAATAGCTCTGAGGATCCGAAAGAAACTCCTGGAGATGATGGTAAGACAGAAGAGGAAGCAACTGGTCCGCAGCAAGGCGGGGATTTAATCATTGGTTCTACTGGTGCACCTACCGTTTTCAACCCGCTTTACTCAACGGATACATCGAGCTCTGACATTGAAGGATTCATTTATGACAGCCTTGTATCATCTGACACTGAATTTAATCCGACAATGAGCATGGCTGAGTCAATTGATATTTCTGAAGATGGTTTGACATTTACAGCCAAACTAAAAAAGGGAATTAAATGGCATGATGGAGAAGAATTCACTGCAGATGACGTCGTTTTCACCTTCAGTATTCCAAAAGACGCTAATTATAATGGTGAGCGCGGATCTGCTTTCGAAGCGATGGAATCAGTTACAAAAGTCGATGACTATACTGTCGAGTTCAAGCTGAGCAAGAAGGATGCTTCCTTCTACCCGGTTTCGTTAAGCTATTACATTTTGCCTGAACATATCTTAAAGGATGTTCCTGTCGCTGAACTTGGTGAGCATGAGTTCAATACTAAGAGCCCGATTGGTACTGGTCCATTCAAATTCGTTGAATGGAAAGACGGAGAGTATGTAAAAGTCGAAGCTTTCGATGATTATTTCAAAGGTCATCCTTACCTCGATACACTCACGTATAAGATCGTTCCTGATATGGATGCGATGATTGCGCAAATCCAGGCGGGAGATATCCACTTTGCTGCAGGAGTTCCTGGAACTGACATTGAAACAGTCAAATCATTCCCAGGAGTTAAAGTAGAGTCCGGATTGGGCCTTTCATACACATACCTTGGCTACAACCAGAAGAATGAGCTATTCAAAGACAAGAAGGTTCGTCAGGCAATCACCCATGCTATTGACAGGGAAGCAATCGTCAGCTCTGTCATGAACGGTGACGGCAAAGTGGCACACGTTCCTGAAAGTCCATTATCATTCGCATACAATGATGATGTTCCTAAATTTGAATTTGACGTAGAAAAAGCAAAATCTTTGCTGGCAGAAGCTGGATGGAAGGACTCAGATGGCGACGGAATCCTTGATAAGGACGGCAAGAAATTCTCCTTCACGGTAAAAACAAACCAGGGTAACAAAGTAAGGGAAGACATTGTCGTTGTACTTCAAGAGCAATTGAAGGAAGTCGGAATCGAAGCGAAGCCAGAAATCGTCGAATGGAGCGCGTTCATTGAGCAGATTTCCGCTCCAAACTGGAATTATGACGCACTGGTACTCGGATGGAGCTTGTCAACATTCCCTGACCAATATGATATTTTCCACACAAGCCAGATGGAAGCAGGTTTGAACTTCGTATGGTACTCGAACCCTGAAGCAGATAAGCTGATGGAAGAAGCCAAGCAGATTCTGGATCAGGATGAATATAAGGCAGCTTATGCTGACATCTATAAGATGCTTGCAGAAGACCAGCCTTACACATTCCTGTACTATCCAAATGTACACAGGGTCATGCCAGCCGATTTAGAAGGCTATGTGTTCCACGCGAAGGATGATTTTTATGATATTTCCAAGTGGTGGCTGAAAAAATAG
- a CDS encoding ABC transporter ATP-binding protein: MTALLELKNLKTYFKRKKTMIPAVDGVDLVINKGETVALVGESGSGKSITSLSIMRLIPSPPGEIVDGQIIFDGRDLAKANEEEMCKIRGNDISMIFQEPMTSLNPVLTIGEQITEVLTYHQGLNNAMAKKKAIEMLELVGFSRAKEIINDYPHRLSGGMRQRVMIAMAMSCNPKLLIADEPTTALDVTIQAQILDLMKELSTKFETSILIITHDLGVVSEVADRVVVLYAGQVVEEAMVEDLFENPLHPYTSGLMGSIPSIDEDHSRLASIEGNVPSPENLPEGCRFAPRCPHAFERCFIELPELVRKYENRSVRCFLHDIKEVKE; the protein is encoded by the coding sequence GTGACAGCCTTATTGGAACTAAAAAATCTTAAAACCTATTTTAAAAGGAAAAAGACAATGATTCCAGCAGTTGACGGGGTTGATCTAGTCATCAATAAAGGGGAAACTGTCGCATTGGTAGGGGAATCAGGGTCTGGCAAGAGTATTACTTCTCTATCAATTATGCGGCTCATACCTAGTCCTCCCGGAGAAATTGTGGACGGGCAGATCATTTTTGATGGACGGGATCTTGCTAAGGCAAACGAGGAAGAGATGTGCAAAATTCGCGGGAATGATATATCAATGATTTTCCAGGAACCAATGACATCGCTCAATCCTGTACTTACCATCGGTGAACAAATCACTGAAGTCCTGACATACCATCAGGGCTTGAATAATGCTATGGCGAAGAAAAAGGCAATTGAGATGTTGGAGCTGGTGGGTTTTTCACGTGCAAAGGAAATAATCAATGATTATCCGCACAGGCTTTCCGGGGGGATGCGACAAAGGGTGATGATTGCGATGGCAATGAGCTGCAACCCCAAGCTATTGATAGCGGATGAACCGACAACTGCATTGGACGTGACGATCCAGGCGCAAATACTGGATTTGATGAAGGAGTTGAGCACAAAGTTCGAAACATCGATCCTAATCATTACCCATGACTTGGGAGTGGTTTCAGAAGTTGCTGATCGAGTCGTCGTCCTGTATGCAGGCCAGGTAGTAGAAGAAGCCATGGTTGAAGATTTATTTGAAAATCCGCTGCACCCTTATACCAGTGGTCTAATGGGCTCCATTCCATCGATAGACGAGGACCATTCACGGCTTGCCTCAATTGAAGGAAATGTTCCGTCACCAGAGAACCTTCCAGAAGGCTGCCGTTTTGCACCGCGCTGCCCGCATGCCTTTGAGCGCTGTTTCATTGAACTGCCAGAGCTTGTAAGAAAATACGAGAATCGTTCTGTAAGATGCTTTTTGCATGATATCAAGGAGGTGAAGGAATGA
- the fabF gene encoding beta-ketoacyl-ACP synthase II: MEKRRVVVTGIGAVTPLGNDAGTTWNNIIEGISGIGPVTRLNPDDFPAKVAAEVKEFNVENFIDRKDARKMDRFTHYAVAASLMAVKDSSLEITDENAPRVGVWIGSGIGGMETFEQQHETFMNRGYRRVSPFFVPMMIPDMAAGQVSITLGARGFNSCTVTACATGTNSIGDAFKVIQRGDADVMVTGGAEAPITKMSFAGFCANTALSTNQDPQKASRPFDKDRDGFVMGEGAGIVVLEELEHALARGAKIYAEIVGYGATGDAYHITAPAPEGEGGARAMKMALDDAELAPEEVGYINAHGTSTEYNDKYETMVIKTVFGEHAYKLAVSSTKSMTGHLLGAAGGIEAIFTVMALKEGILPPTINLETPDPECDLDYVPNSARKQQVNAAISNSLGFGGHNATIAFRKYEA; the protein is encoded by the coding sequence ATGGAGAAACGCAGAGTCGTTGTTACTGGGATCGGGGCTGTTACGCCTCTAGGGAATGACGCGGGAACTACATGGAACAATATCATTGAAGGTATATCGGGAATCGGACCGGTTACTAGATTAAATCCAGATGACTTTCCTGCAAAGGTTGCAGCAGAAGTAAAGGAATTCAATGTTGAGAACTTTATCGACCGTAAAGACGCTAGGAAGATGGATCGTTTTACACATTATGCTGTCGCGGCATCATTGATGGCTGTGAAAGATTCCTCCTTGGAAATCACCGACGAGAACGCTCCTAGAGTCGGAGTATGGATTGGGTCAGGAATCGGCGGGATGGAAACATTCGAGCAGCAGCACGAAACCTTCATGAACAGAGGATATCGCAGGGTCAGCCCTTTCTTCGTGCCGATGATGATTCCTGATATGGCAGCAGGACAGGTATCGATCACACTTGGCGCAAGAGGATTTAATTCTTGCACAGTCACAGCATGTGCGACTGGAACGAACTCAATCGGGGATGCTTTCAAGGTCATCCAGCGTGGAGACGCTGACGTAATGGTAACTGGCGGGGCGGAAGCGCCAATTACAAAAATGTCTTTTGCAGGATTCTGTGCAAATACAGCGCTATCTACTAATCAAGATCCGCAAAAAGCGAGCAGACCGTTTGACAAAGATCGCGATGGATTTGTTATGGGTGAGGGCGCTGGAATCGTAGTCCTTGAAGAGCTGGAGCACGCATTGGCCCGTGGAGCTAAAATCTATGCTGAAATCGTTGGTTATGGTGCTACTGGAGATGCATATCATATTACCGCTCCAGCACCTGAAGGCGAAGGGGGAGCAAGAGCCATGAAAATGGCGCTTGACGATGCGGAACTTGCACCAGAAGAAGTTGGCTACATTAATGCCCACGGAACAAGTACTGAATATAATGATAAATATGAAACAATGGTCATCAAGACAGTGTTTGGCGAGCACGCGTACAAGCTTGCAGTCAGCTCGACAAAATCAATGACAGGGCATTTGCTTGGTGCAGCAGGCGGAATCGAAGCGATTTTCACGGTTATGGCTTTGAAGGAAGGAATCTTGCCGCCGACGATTAACCTGGAAACACCGGACCCAGAATGTGACCTGGATTATGTGCCAAACTCAGCGCGCAAGCAACAAGTTAATGCCGCAATCAGCAACTCATTGGGCTTCGGCGGCCATAATGCTACAATTGCTTTCAGAAAATATGAAGCTTAA